Genomic window (Paucidesulfovibrio gracilis DSM 16080):
ATCTGGGCCATGGCCGGTGCGGGCAGCAGTACAAGGGCCAGGAGCAGCCCGGTCAGGGCTTGGAGCGCGGAAACATATCGGACTCGCATTCTTTTCCTCCGGTAGGGGCGCGCCGTGCGCGCGTTCGTCACGTCCTGTTTCGTTACGTACGGCCTCCGCGTGGGGTCGGGGAGGACTGCGCCTCTATTAACAGGATGCGGAGCGGGTTGCAAAGAGCTTCTCAGCCTGGTTCCAGGCGGCGGCCTGCGTCGTTGTTGGGGAATGGGCATATTGGCGAGCGCGGAAAATGCGGTTCAACATGGAGTTTCACTTGTTTTCCGCAATGCGTCCTCCTTGCAGCATCTCTGATTTATTGGCGCTTTTGTGCATGTTGCGTTGTTTCGTCGCAACGGGCAGCCCCTCCCGGGCCAAAGGCTGGGTTGATCAATGGGGCGAAACCCTTTATCGGCAGGAACAGGTCGCTCCCCTGTACTGCGGGGAGGCCGGCCGGGGCAATGTTTCCCGGCAGGATTGCACGATACCGGAGCACCATGGGGGTGTTGCCGGATGGTATAGAGAATAGGGGCGTATGCGCGGGATGGTTCGTCGAAATTTTCGGATTACGGTTTCCCGGGACCATGTCCAGATCGTGGAGGCATTGCTGCTGGCGGAAGGTTTTCGGTTTGAATCCGAACCGTTTGCCTGGTTTGCGCGTGTGCTCACGCAGGAGCCGAAACCATTGGGTACCAGTGCTGCGGCCCGGCTCGGGCTGATTTATATTCAGGATCGATCCTCTATGCTGCCCACTTTGGCCCTGGAGCCACCCCCCGGAGCCTGCGTGTTGGACATGTGCGCGGCGCCGGGCAGCAAAACCGGCCTGCTGGCACGTATGGTCGGTTCGCAAGGCACGGTTTTAGCCTGTGAACCCTCGGGCGGGCGCATCAATTCCCTGCGCGCCAATTTGCGTCGGGCCGGTGCCGTGAACACGGCCTCCTTGCACATCAGCTCGGAGAAACTGGCATTGGCCGGGCCGGGAATGTCACATATTCTGCTGGATCCGCCGTGCAGCGGATGGGGAACCGAGGATAAAAATCCACAGGCCCGGGCGTTGTGGAGCGGAGAAAAAGTCAAGCCGTTGATCCGTCTGCAACGGGCCTTGTTGGAACGGGCCACCCAGCTGCTGCGTCCCGGAGGGCGGCTGGTCTATTCCACCTGCACCACCAATGAAGACGAAAACGAAGCCCAGGTGCTCTTCGCGCTGGAGCATTTTGGGTTGCGCGTGTCTCCGCTTGCAGCTCCCGCAGGGTTTGTGCTGGACGCCCCGCGTCTGGATTGCCCGCAAGGTGTGCTGCGAGTGGCCGAGGATTCGGAAGGCGAAGGGTTTTTTGTGGCGGCTCTGGAGCGGCCTGGAAGCGACGATCTGGACTGCGGGACCGAACCGGCCGCCCTGCCGGACGGGGCGCGCCGTGTGCGCGTGGAACGATTGCACTGCGATGCGCCCGTGGCCTGGGGACAGCTTCCTTGCGGCGAATTGGTGGAATACGCCGGGCTGTTGGTGCTGTTGCCCGACCCGGCTTTACAGCGCATCCGGTCCGGTACGCGCTGGCAAGGAGCCACAGTAGGCCGGTTGAAGAAGCAGGTGTTTCGACCGGATCCTTTTTGTCGGCTGCTGTTGCCGGAATCGGTGGCGGACGGCTTGCACGTTTCAGACCCCGCGGATATATTGGCCTTGCTGTCCGGGCAAAGCCTGACCGTTTCCCGGGGTAAGGGACCGGTGCCGCTGTATCTCAATGGGCTTGGTCTTGGCTGGGCCGCCCGCAAAGGGAGCCGGGTTTTATGGACCGAGTTGTAGTCGATGAAAAATCGAATTTTTATAATTTGTTATGAGAAATAATAAAAATTTTGCAAAAAGGGTTTGACAAACTGCTGGTCTCTGTGAAATACGTTCCTTCCGCCGCACGGGAAAAGACGCTGCCAAGGCAGTGACGAGTCAGGCAAAATAATGCTTGACAAGTGCAGACGGGACGGCTAAAAGCCGGTCTTCCCACGGGCGGGTAGCTCAGTTGGGAG
Coding sequences:
- a CDS encoding RsmB/NOP family class I SAM-dependent RNA methyltransferase, with translation MVRRNFRITVSRDHVQIVEALLLAEGFRFESEPFAWFARVLTQEPKPLGTSAAARLGLIYIQDRSSMLPTLALEPPPGACVLDMCAAPGSKTGLLARMVGSQGTVLACEPSGGRINSLRANLRRAGAVNTASLHISSEKLALAGPGMSHILLDPPCSGWGTEDKNPQARALWSGEKVKPLIRLQRALLERATQLLRPGGRLVYSTCTTNEDENEAQVLFALEHFGLRVSPLAAPAGFVLDAPRLDCPQGVLRVAEDSEGEGFFVAALERPGSDDLDCGTEPAALPDGARRVRVERLHCDAPVAWGQLPCGELVEYAGLLVLLPDPALQRIRSGTRWQGATVGRLKKQVFRPDPFCRLLLPESVADGLHVSDPADILALLSGQSLTVSRGKGPVPLYLNGLGLGWAARKGSRVLWTEL